In the Engraulis encrasicolus isolate BLACKSEA-1 chromosome 9, IST_EnEncr_1.0, whole genome shotgun sequence genome, one interval contains:
- the phex gene encoding phosphate-regulating neutral endopeptidase PHEX — MEMERLNGHGLKASGGPEKLLKAALALSAAVCLSLLIAVIVVSQKSKEEFCLTPQCIEAAGSVLSKMDQSASPCDDFFQYACGGWIKDNPIPEDSSSYGIYPWLRQNVDIKLKELLEKPVDAGDIEAVQKAKVLYRSCMNEGLLEKEDISPLLKVLKQPEFRWPVLGDALGSSWRWDPAQFDMLQTLAQIRTQHSKSVLVRFYVSPDDKSSSKYIIKLDQATLTLPSREDYITNNTESQRYREALLSLMVDMAVMLGANQQTAEVQMRRVLDFEIKVAQIMIPFENRTSENMYNRYSLSRWQRTVPEFNWMSFIKASIDTKQHPDLSISSSEPVIVRAPQYFKDLFKLINATEPRTVANYVMWRAVLSRVSTLSRRFLYRYLDFERVISGTTSLTPRWDKCVNYVENTLIYATGRLFVDKHFQEDKKHMMEELIDGIRWAFIDMLQKENDWMDGDTKKKAIDKAHAVLPKVGYPEFILNDTYINEDIKQLSFSETDYFGNVMQTLKLIAQSDIGWLRKPVPRTEWFTNPTTVNAFYSSFTNQIRFPAGELQKPFFWGLGYPRSLSYGAIGVIVGHELTHGFDNNGRKYDKDGNLDHWWSNASVTNFNDKTQCMVEQYNNYHWKEAGLNIRGKRTLAENIADNGGIREAFRAYRRWIDKERSGAEEPLLPGVGLTNNQLFFISYAHVRCNAYRPEAARDQVQSGAHSPPEFRVVGAMSNFEEFSKAFSCPATSIMNRGAQSCRVW, encoded by the exons TTTCACAGAAGAGCAAAGAGGAGTTCTGCCTGACGCCACAATGCATCGAAGCAG CGGGCTCCGTCCTCAGCAAGATGGACCAGAGTGCGTCTCCGTGCGACGACTTCTTCCAGTACGCCTGCGGGGGCTGGATAAAGGACAACCCCATCCCAGAGGACTCCTCCAGCTATGGCATCTACCCCTGGCTCAGGCAGAACGTCGACATCAAACTAAAAG agctgctggagaagccTGTTGACGCGGGCGACATTGAAGCGGTGCAGAAGGCCAAGGTGCTGTATCGCTCATGCATGAACGAAG gcCTGCTGGAGAAGGAGGACATCAGCCCCCTCCTGAAGGTTCTGAAGCAGCCAGAGTTCCGATGGCCAGTTCTGGGTGACGCTCTGGGTTCTAGCTGGCGCTGGGATCCGGCCCAGTTCGATATGCTGCAGACGCTGGCTCAGATCCGGACGCAGCACAGCAAGTCGGTTCTCGTGCGGTTCTACGTCTCCCCGGACGACAAGAGCTCTAGCAAGTACATCATCAAG cttgaCCAGGCGACACTCACCTTGCCCTCCAGAGAAGACTACATTACCAACAACACAGAGTCCCAGAGG tatcgtGAGGCTCTGTTGAGTTTGATGGTGGACATGGCCGTGATGCTGGGAGCCAATCAGCAGACAGCTGAGGTCCAGATGAGGAGAGTACTGGACTTCGAGATCAAGGTGGCCCAG ATCATGATCCCCTTTGAGAACCGCACCAGTGAGAACATGTACAACAGATACAGCCTGTCCCGATGGCAGAGGACCGTCCCTGAG tttaATTGGATGAGTTTCATCAAGGCCAGCATAGACACTAAGCAGCACCCGGACctgtccatctcctcctctgaGCCGGTGATCGTGCGCGCCCCACAGTACTTCAAAGACCTCTTCAAACTCATCAACGCAACAGAGCCCAG GACGGTGGCCAACTACGTCATGTGGAGAGCAGTGCTGTCCAGAGTCTCCACCCTCAGCAGGAGGTTCCTGTACAGATATCTGGACTTCGAGAGG GTCATTTCAGGCACCACTTCTCTGACCCCTCGCTGGGACAAGTGTGTCAACTATGTGGAAAATACTCTCATTTATGCCACCGGGCGACTCTTTGTCGACAAGCACTTCCAAGAAGATAAGAAACACATG ATGGAGGAGCTGATAGACGGCATCCGGTGGGCCTTTATTGACATGCTGCAGAAGGAGAACGACTGGATGGACGGTGACACCAAGAAGAAAGCAATAGATAAG GCTCATGCGGTTCTTCCAAAGGTGGGCTACCCGGAGTTCATCCTGAATGACACCTACATCAATGAGGACATCAAACAG TTGTCGTTCTCGGAGACAGACTACTTTGGGAACGTGATGCAGACCCTCAAGCTGATCGCCCAATCAGATATCGGCTGGCTGAGGAAGCCAGTGCCACGCACAGA aTGGTTCACTAATCCCACCACAGTCAATGCATTTTACAGCTCCTTCACCAATCAGATCA ggttTCCAGCAGGGGAACTGCAGAAGCCCTTCTTCTGGGGTCTGGGCTACCCACG GTCGCTGAGCTATGGAGCCATCGGTGTCATAGTTGGACATGAGCTGACACATGGCTTCGATAATAACG GTAGAAAATATGACAAAGATGGGAACCTGGACCACTGGTGGAGCAATGCATCTGTCACCAACTTCAATGACAAGACCCAGTGCATGGTGGAGCAGTACAACAACTACCACTGGAAGGAGGCCGGACTAAAT ATCCGAGGGAAGAGGACTCTAGCcgagaacattgcagacaacggTGGCATCCGAGAAGCCTTCAGG gcgtACAGAAGGTGGATAGACAAAGAGAGGTCAGGTGCTGAGGAGCCTCTTCTTCCAGGTGTGGGGCTGACCAACAACCAGCTCTTCTTCATCAGCTATGCCCAT GTGCGTTGTAATGCATACAGACCAGAGGCTGCCAGAGACCAGGTCCAGAGTGGAGCTCACAGCCCACCAGAGTTCAG GGTTGTCGGTGCTATGAGCAACTTTGAGGAGTTCAGTAAGGCCTTCAGCTGCCCAGCCACGTCCATCATGAACAGAGGAGCCCAGTCTTGTCGGGTGTGGTAG